A window of the Equus asinus isolate D_3611 breed Donkey chromosome 20, EquAss-T2T_v2, whole genome shotgun sequence genome harbors these coding sequences:
- the APOA4 gene encoding apolipoprotein A-IV, producing the protein MFLKAVVLTLALVAVTGARAEVNADQVATVVWDYFSQLSNSAKEAVEHLQKSELTQKLNTLFQDKLEEVNTYRTDLQKRLVPFATALHERLTKDSEKLKEEIRKELEELRARLLPHADKVSQKIGDNMRELQQRLGPHAEELRAQVSAQAEQLRRQLSPYAERMQSVLRDNARSLGASLTPYADQLKAQINQNVEELKNRLTPYADELKVKIDQSVEQLRSQLAPYAEDAQEKLNRQLEGLAFQMKKSAEELKAKISANADELRQKLVPLAEDVHGKLRGNPDGLQKSLAELSGHLDRQVEEFRRRVEPYGETFSKALVQQVEELRQKLGPYAGDVEGHLSFLEKDLRDKVSSFFSTLKEESQDKPLALPDQEPALGPLEN; encoded by the exons ATGTTCCTGAAGGCTGTGGTCCTGACCCTGGCCCTGGTGGCTGTCACCG GGGCCCGGGCTGAGGTCAATGCTGACCAGGTGGCCACGGTGGTGTGGGACTACTTCAGCCAGCTGAGCAACAGTGCCAAGGAGGCTGTGGAGCATCTCCAGAAGTCTGAGCTCACCCAGAAGCTCAA CACGCTTTTCCAGGACAAACTTGAGGAAGTGAACACCTACAGGACCGATCTGCAGAAGCGGCTGGTGCCCTTCGCCACGGCGCTGCACGAACGCCTGACCAAAGActcagagaagctgaaggaagagattcggaaggagctggaggagctgcGGGCCCGGCTGCTGCCCCACGCCGACAAGGTGAGCCAAAAGATCGGCGACAACATGCGCGAGCTGCAGCAGCGCCTGGGTCCCCACGCGGAGGAACTGCGCGCCCAGGTCAGCGCGCAAGCCGAGCAGCTGCGGCGCCAGCTGAGCCCCTACGCGGAGCGCATGCAGAGCGTGCTGCGCGACAACGCGCGCAGCCTGGGGGCCTCCCTGACGCCCTACGCCGACCAGCTCAAGGCCCAGATCAACCAGAACGTGGAGGAGCTCAAGAACCGCCTCACGCCCTACGCCGACGAGCTCAAGGTCAAGATCGACCAGAGCGTGGAGCAGCTGCGCAGCCAGCTGGCTCCCTACGCGGAGGATGCCCAGGAGAAGCTGAACCGCCAGCTCGAGGGCCTGGCCTTCCAGATGAAGAAGAGCGCCGAGGAGCTGAAGGCCAAGATCTCGGCCAACGCCGACGAGCTGCGGCAGAAGCTGGTGCCCCTGGCCGAGGACGTGCACGGCAAGCTGAGGGGCAACCCCGACGGACTGCAGAAGTCACTGGCCGAGCTGAGCGGCCACCTGGACCGCCAAGTGGAGGAATTCCGCCGCCGTGTGGAGCCCTACGGAGAGACCTTCAGCAAAGCTTTGGTGCAGCAGGTGGAGGAACTCAGGCAGAAGCTGGGCCCGTATGCGGGGGACGTGGAAGGCCACTTGAGTTTCCTGGAGAAGGATCTGAGGGACAAGGTCAGCTCCTTCTTCAGCACTCTCAAGGAGGAGAGCCAAGACAAGCCCCTGGCCCTCCCCGATCAGGAGCCGGCCCTGGGCCCCCTGGAGAACTGA